A part of Daphnia pulex isolate KAP4 chromosome 6, ASM2113471v1 genomic DNA contains:
- the LOC124196324 gene encoding microtubule-associated serine/threonine-protein kinase 3-like isoform X11 → MSLGSPSIHWIRRSLSFPESADVPTAACPAVCCCGRFSGFRHILSGMNASEVRVTVSGDDNLRSTTGNAFRTRLQERRSSIRSHLSLPLTVHSASWSAASTPSAPTTPTLVHPALILLKRDLLLPRRCSRVQHHHLQHRKSMISATSPTMPPRCQSPLSQGSPMESPRNMSPSQQFAFIPIKKAECRRWSVASLPSSGYGTTPASSNVSSQCSSQERLNHLPTVPTAEEMRILSRHFSSNESNPVIEETDGAAAAGRHSPRMRPRSRSLSSPIRSPVVDSEVVMMNMLYKERFPKATRQMEERLKTFVEENASVESSEALVAAAEGSSEPIPADAIAIVRFVQHQVIELGRDCLQKSEQGLITSRYFYDMSDNLERLLNEAKDKAVDAVPHLSRLVRKLLLIISRPARLLECLEFDPEEFYHMLEEAEGQVKTTQGVTDFPQYIVTQLGLNRDPLAEFQQDLSQLEKTCSTPEPPTEGTDSPVTTSTPEKKKVADTSHLPKESDYEVVKLISNGAYGAVYLVRHRETRQRFAMKKINKRNLLLRNQIEQAFAERDILCFTDNPFVVSLQCSFETQRHLCMVMEYVEGGDCATLLKNMGPFPCDMARLYFAEMVLAVEYLHSYGIVHRDLKPDNLLITAMGHIKLTDFGLSKMGLMSLATNLYEGFIDRETREFSDKQVFGTPEYIAPEVVLRQGYGKPVDWWSSGIILYEFLIGCVPFFGETPEELFSHVVNDDIEWPSESDWPVPVEAKDLITALLQQNPRDRLGTAGGAEVKSHPFFDRLDWNSLLRQKAGFVPQLDDDNDTSYFDTRADRYCHDDASGDLELDLETTEGGATTPLFGSFSSCSPRYKKSHGLFLDAKSSNDSGSGASDQSESCGSLSAGEDKSLTLPPIQQTPESTENEDSSPQLQRRRRMLHRELKSLPRFSISVESESGGRCMTPISTPDHIRELSPVDEGDRTTTDSTPPTSAGIHLTACGGVRPKNVLTQSFSPNFKQRRGTKTDPAASGLSLVISLAEEGPSPSPGGGSSTASSRDTSPCRELSPTITGSLKPPIVLRRAPRGFGFTLRAIRVYLGDSDFYTVHHLVMAVDEGSPALEAGLRPGDLITHINGEAIQGLFHTQVLQLILSEGDKVTLRATPLDQTSIQTGGRRRELAKSRLARRGYYRVTHGAGRRPPGGAKVKAGGASSSEQADRRRKSSLFRRLSSKRASAEIQQSLRLQIPMSAPVLPRGHSSPFLLAANYGGSSSPVLTPSRSFHSLNRSLPSHESGSNSPGSRSSASGYSPPILRHHCQLAAASPASESPRSTPSSSPGSSAPNSPASGQMNSGGPPASAARHFQPHRPSSLHGLKNKLHSVAKNMHSPSRRKSAGHIPLSPLARTPSPSPLPQQQPLPVSPTRSPSPLAFPMQVHHPPGSSHSTQLFSPGASLSVSPAAKQRALSRPKSAEPGSPLLRRALSPDRLHPRSAEKNLVISPLCNACSSSTPPNSSNNGSTTNQRCGLPKVTVISPPRVTILSQTTPEVAAESDSQTKKEEGKPVDPTVASTSSDGPKTVRFESDTLNTKEEEIPSNVKRCPRSRSASPIPLASTPPPDISVEPCVLAAAAASTELRRRKNSSVEEQQQQQQQQQQPQPDQVERTSHL, encoded by the exons ATGAGTCTGGGATCTCCCAGTATTCATTGGATTCGTCGTAGCCTGTCGTTTCCAGAGTCTGCCGATGTTCCGACCGCCGCTTGTCCAGCTGTCTGTTGTTGTGGCCGATTCAGTGGTTTCCGTCACATTCTCTCCGGT ATGAACGCGTCCGAAGTCCGCGTGACTGTGTCCGGCGACGACAACTTGCGTTCGACGACCGGCAATGCGTTCCGGACTCGACTGCAGGAGCGTCGCTCTTCGATTCGATCTCACCTGTCGCTGCCGTTGACTGTCCATTCGGCCAGTTGGTCGGCCGCTTCCACTCCGTCCGCTCCCACTACGCCAACTCTCGTCCATCCCGCTCTTATCCTCCTCAAG aGGGATTTGTTGCTGCCCAGAAGATGCTCCCGCGTCCAGCATCATCACCTGCAGCATCGGAAGAGCATGATATCGGCCACATCGCCCACCATGCCACCTCGTTGCCAATCGCCGTTGTCGCAAG GGAGCCCGATGGAAAGTCCACGCAACATGTCGCCCAGTCAGCAATTTGCTTTCATCCCAATTAAAAA GGCTGAATGTCGACGATGGTCTGTGGCCTCATTGCCTTCATCTGGTTACGGCACTACTCCGGCCAGCTCCAATGTGTCG TCACAGTGTTCCAGTCAGGAGCGGTTGAATCACTTGCCGACGGTGCCGACGGCCGAAGAGATGAGGATCCTCTCGCGACACTTTTCCTCCAACGAAAGCAACCCAGTCATCGAGGAGACGGACGGCGCTGCCGCTGCTGGACGCCACTCGCCCAGAATGCGGCCCAGATCCAGAAGCTTGAG TAGTCCCATCCGCTCTCCGGTCGTCGATAGCGAGGTGGTGATGATGAACATGTTGTACAAGGAACGCTTCCCCAAG GCGACCCGACAGATGGAGGAGAGGCTCAAGACGTTCGTCGAAGAGAACGCAAGCGTCGAGAGTTCAGAGGCGCTCGTGGCAGCTGCCGAGGGTTCGTCGGAGCCCATCCCAGCCGACGCCATAGCCATTGTGCGATTCGTCCAGCATCAGGTGATCGAGCTGGGCAGAGATTGCTTGCAGAAATCGGAGCAGGGACTCATCACGAGCCGCTACTTTTACGACATGTCGGACAATTTGGAGAGGCTCTTGAACGAGGCCAAAGACAAGGCAGTCGACGCTGTTCCCCATCTCAGTCGACTCGTTCGCAAGCTCCTGCTCATCATCTCCCGGCCGGCCAGGCTTCTAGAGTGCCTAGAATTTGATCCCGAGGAGTTTTATCACATGTTGGAAGAGGCCGAAGGACAGGTTAAAACCACAcag GGCGTGACTGACTTTCCGCAGTACATTGTCACTCAGCTGGGTTTGAACCGTGATCCACTGGCAGAGTTTCAACAGGATTTAAGTCAGTTGGAGAAAACGTGTTCGACTCCGGAGCCGCCGACCGAAGGAACCGATTCGCCAGTGACGACGTCGACacccgaaaagaagaaagtcgcCGACACGTCGCACTTGCCCAAGGAAAGCGACTACGAAGTGGTTAAACTGATATCCAACGGCGCCTACGGGGCCGTCTACCTTGTGCGTCACCGTGAAACGCGCCAGCGTTTCGCCatgaagaaaatcaacaaacgCAACCTGCTCTTACGCAACCAGATCGAGCAGGCCTTTGCCGAGCGTGACATCCTCTGCTTCACCGACAACCCCTTTGTCGTGAGTCTCCAGTGCAGTTTCGAGACGCAAAGGCACTTGTGCATGGTGATGGAATATGTCGAAGGAGGCGATTGCGCCACTCTCCTCAAG AACATGGGACCATTCCCCTGCGACATGGCCCGACTGTATTTTGCCGAGATGGTGTTGGCCGTCGAGTACTTGCACAGCTACGGGATCGTGCACCGCGACTTGAAGCCGGATAACTTGCTCATTACCGCCATGGGACACATCAAGTTGACCGATTTCGGTCTGAGCAAAATGGGTCTCATGTCGCTGGCCACCAACTTGTATGAGGGTTTCATCGATCGAGAGACCCGAGAGTTTTCCGACAAGCAAGTCTTTGGCACTCCGGAATACATCGCTCCCGAAGTCGTCCTCCGTCAAGGATATG GCAAGCCGGTGGATTGGTGGTCGTCCGGCATTATCCTCTACGAGTTTCTGATTGGCTGCGTTCCGTTTTTTGGCGAAACGCCCGAAGAGCTCTTTTCCCACGTCGTCAACGACGATATCGAATGGCCAAGTGAATCTGATTGGCCCGTTCCGGTCGAAGCCAAAGATCTGATCACGGCGCTGCTGCAGCAGAACCCGCGGGATCGACTGGGCACGGCCGGCGGAGCCGAAGTCAAGTCGCATCCGTTCTTTGACCGTCTGGATTGGAACTCGTTGTTACGCCAAAAAGCCGGCTTCGTTCCGCAGCTGGACGACGATAACGACACGAGCTATTTCGACACTCGAGCCGATCGCTACTGCCATGACGACGCTTCCGGCGATCTGGAACTGGACTTGGAAACGACGGAAGGTGGCGCCACCACTCCGCTCTTTGGATCCTTCTCCTCTTGCTCGCCGAGATACAAGAAATCGCACGGACTTTTCCTTGACGCCAAGTCTAGCAACGATTCCGGTTCGGGCGCTTCGGATCAATCGGAATCGTGTGGAAGTCTCAGCGCTGGTGAGGACAAGTCTCTAACACTTCCTCCCATCCAGCAGACGCCGGAATCTACGGAGAACGAAGACTCCAGCCCGCAGCTGCAACGCCGTCGCCGGATGCTTCATCGTGAACTGAAATCTCTTCCGCGTTTCTCCATCTCTGTCGAATCGGAATCGGGTGGCCGCTGCATGACGCCCATCTCGACGCCGGATCACATTCGTGAACTCTCGCCCGTCGACGAAGGGGATCGAACAACAACCGATTCCACTCCGCCGACGTCTGCCGGAATTCACTTAACAGCTTGCGGAGGCGTCCGGCCGAAGAATGTCTTGACCCAGTCCTTCTCGCCCAACTTCAAACAGCGACGCGGCACCAAAACCGATCCTGCGGCATCGGGTTTGTCGCTAGTCATTTCATTGGCGGAAGAGGGTCCGTCGCCGTCACCTGGCGGTGGTTCCAGCACGGCCAGTTCTCGTGACACTTCTCCATGTCGGGAGCTTTCGCCCACCATTACGGGCAGCCTGAAGCCTCCCATTGTTCTCCGACGAGCACCACGCGGATTTGGCTTCACACTCCGGGCTATTCGAGTCTACCTGGGCGATTCCGATTTCTACACAGTTCATCACTTGGTCATGGCTGTCGACGAAGGAAGTCCGGCATTAGAGGCCGGTTTAAGACCTGGAGATCTGATAACTCACATCAACGGCGAAGCCATCCAGGGACTGTTTCACACGCAG gTGTTGCAATTGATTTTGTCGGAAGGAGATAAGGTGACGCTGCGAGCCACTCCTCTTGACCAGACGAGTATCCAGACTGGCGGACGGAGAAGAGAATTAGCCAAGAGCCGTTTGGCTCGCCGGGGTTATTACCGCGTTACGCACGGGGCCGGACGACGACCTCCTGGCGGAGCCAAAGTCAAAGCCGGAGGGGCGAGTAGTAGCGAGCAGGCCGATAGACGCCGTAAATCGTCATTATTCCGTCGTCTGAGTAGCAAACGTGCCAGCGCTGAAATCCAGCAG TCGCTCCGATTGCAGATCCCCATGTCGGCTCCCGTGCTTCCGCGCGGCCACTCGTCTccttttttg TTGGCGGCCAACTATGGAGGATCGTCTTCACCTGTGCTGACGCCCAGCAGGAGTTTCCATTCGCTGAATCGATCGTTGCCGTCCCACGAGTCGGGGTCCAATTCGCCCGGAAGTCGCTCTTCGGCTTCGGGCTACTCTCCGCCGATTTTGCGCCATCACTGCCAATTGGCTGCTGCCAGTCCGGCGTCCGAGTCGCCTCGTTCAACACCGTCCAGCTCGCCGGGTTCGTCTGCCCCAAACAGCCCTGCTAGCGGCCAAATGAATTCAGGCGGACCTCCAGCCTCTGCCGCACGCCATTTTCAACCTCACCGGCCGTCATCTCTGCATGGCCTCAAGAACAAGTTGCATTCGGTGGCTAAGAACATGCACTCGCCGTCTAGACGGAAATCGGCTGGACACATACCACTCTCTCCGCTGGCCCGCACTCCGTCACCTTCACCTTTGCCGCAACAGCAGCCACTCCCAGTTTCCCCGACTCGCTCGCCCAGCCCGCTGGCCTTCCCCATGCAAGTCCATCATCCTCCCGGCAGCTCTCATTCGACGCAACTTTTCAGTCCTGGGGCTTCGCTTTCTGTTTCACCGGCCGCCAAACAACGCGCTCTCTCTAGGCCAAAGTCGGCCGAGCCTGGATCGCCACTTTTGCGCCGAGCTCTCTCACCCGACAGGCTCCATCCGCGCTCCGCAGAGAAGAACTTGGTTATATCACCTCTATGCAACGCCTGCAGCAGTAGCACACCGCCCAATTCCAGCAACAACGGTTCAACTACTAACCAACGTTGCGGTCTGCCCAAAGTGACCGTCATCAGCCCGCCGCGTGTCACCATACTTTCGCAAACG ACTCCGGAAGTTGCCGCTGAATCGGACAGCCAGactaaaaaggaagaaggcaAGCCTGTCGATCCAACTGTTGCGTCTACTTCGTCCGATGGACCAAAAACGGTCCGATTCGAATCGGATACATTGAATACTAAGGAGGAGGAGATTCCGTCTAATGTGAAACGTTGTCCACGATCGAGGAGTGCATCTCCCATCCCTCTAGCATCTACTCCGCCACCCGACATCTCGGTCGAGCCTTGCGttctagctgctgctgcagccagCACTGAACTCCGGCGCCGTAAGAATTCGTCCGTCGaagaacagcaacagcagcagcagcaacagcaacaaccgcaGCCCGATCAAGTTGAACGAACTTCTCATCTGTGA